In Amycolatopsis jiangsuensis, the following proteins share a genomic window:
- a CDS encoding phosphate signaling complex PhoU family protein has product MREGFQDDLDRLDGKLATMADAAAEAMRRATQALLTADLPLAEQVLSADDELDQLRAACEEDAYALLALQAPVARDLRGVLAVVYCAEKVERMGDLAAHIAGTVRRRHPDPTVPAELEAVFAELGRETAGMADRVAGLIRAGGQGGYAELSRTDETIDALHARVLATITAPSWPHDQRIAVALTLVTRFYERFADQAVSVSKRLDFAATGDLPG; this is encoded by the coding sequence ATGCGCGAGGGCTTCCAGGACGATCTCGACCGGCTGGACGGCAAGCTGGCCACGATGGCCGATGCCGCGGCCGAGGCGATGCGCCGCGCGACCCAGGCCCTGCTCACCGCGGATCTTCCGCTGGCCGAACAGGTCCTCAGTGCCGACGACGAGCTCGACCAGCTGCGTGCGGCGTGCGAGGAGGACGCGTACGCGCTGCTCGCCCTGCAGGCTCCGGTCGCGCGTGACCTGCGTGGTGTGCTGGCCGTGGTGTACTGCGCGGAGAAGGTCGAGCGGATGGGCGACCTCGCCGCGCACATCGCCGGAACCGTCCGCCGCCGGCATCCGGACCCGACCGTGCCGGCCGAGCTGGAGGCCGTGTTCGCCGAGCTGGGGCGGGAAACCGCCGGGATGGCCGATCGGGTGGCCGGCCTCATCCGGGCCGGCGGCCAGGGCGGCTACGCCGAGCTGAGCCGCACCGACGAGACGATCGACGCTCTGCACGCCCGGGTGCTGGCCACGATCACCGCGCCCTCGTGGCCGCACGACCAGCGGATCGCGGTGGCGCTGACCCTGGTCACCCGGTTCTACGAGCGCTTCGCCGACCAGGCCGTCTCGGTGTCGAAACGCCTGGACTTCGCCGCGACCGGCGACCTGCCGGGCTAG
- a CDS encoding sigma-70 family RNA polymerase sigma factor → MTEHDPLARRFEAERPRLHALAYRMLGSAAEAEDAVQEAWLRLGRASVPGNLAAWLTTVVSRLCLDVLRARRETPVAEIPETPDIAGSGSPEDEIVLAGEVGRALLVVLDRLGPAERAAFVLHDLFAMPFDEVGPILDRSPATAKKLASRARLRVRGTPSVPDADLTEHRAVVTAFLAAARGGDLAALLEVLAPDVVRYADPATLPPGVPAVLRGRAEVARGTTLFAGRAQLAEPALVNGDAGLVLAPGGRLAGVLKIQVRVGLVAAYEVVVDPRALAEMDIALLSSPAV, encoded by the coding sequence ATGACCGAGCACGACCCGCTCGCCCGCCGGTTCGAGGCGGAGCGGCCGCGGCTGCACGCCCTGGCGTACCGGATGCTGGGTTCCGCGGCCGAAGCCGAGGACGCGGTGCAGGAAGCGTGGCTGCGGCTCGGTCGCGCATCCGTACCGGGCAACCTCGCCGCGTGGCTCACCACCGTGGTTTCCCGGCTGTGCCTCGACGTGCTGCGCGCACGCCGGGAGACGCCGGTGGCGGAGATTCCGGAGACGCCGGACATCGCCGGTTCCGGCTCGCCCGAGGACGAGATCGTCCTCGCCGGCGAGGTCGGCCGGGCGCTGCTGGTGGTGCTCGACCGGCTCGGTCCGGCCGAACGGGCGGCGTTCGTGCTGCACGATCTCTTCGCGATGCCGTTCGACGAGGTCGGCCCGATCCTCGACCGCAGTCCCGCAACCGCGAAGAAGCTCGCCAGCCGCGCGCGGCTGCGGGTCCGCGGCACTCCGTCGGTGCCGGACGCGGACCTGACCGAGCACCGGGCGGTCGTCACGGCGTTCCTCGCCGCCGCCCGCGGCGGAGACCTCGCCGCGCTGCTGGAAGTCCTGGCACCGGACGTCGTCCGGTACGCCGACCCGGCCACACTCCCGCCTGGTGTCCCGGCGGTCCTGCGCGGCCGTGCCGAGGTTGCCCGTGGGACCACGCTGTTCGCCGGCCGGGCGCAGCTCGCCGAGCCGGCACTGGTGAACGGTGACGCGGGCCTGGTCCTCGCTCCGGGTGGCCGGCTCGCCGGAGTGCTGAAGATTCAGGTGCGGGTGGGGCTCGTCGCTGCGTATGAAGTGGTGGTGGACCCACGGGCGCTGGCTGAGATGGATATCGCGCTGCTCTCCAGCCCCGCCGTATAG
- a CDS encoding FMN-dependent NADH-azoreductase, whose protein sequence is MSDMLAPLLCLDSSADRGESVSRRLTAEFTREWRRRGAAVRYRDVSADPVPLIGEAYARLGRRVERRGALSLSDIGRLVAGEAERREWELTRPLVAELRAAGSVLLGVPMYNFGVPAALKAWIDRVSFPGVFIDPETGRKLLGDKDFVVICARGGAYGPGTPREGFDHQEPYLRAYLTNLGVDPRRLEVVSAELTRVGDVPALDGLADLAAASLAAARDRVRELAGSEPAGAPEAAGID, encoded by the coding sequence ATGTCGGACATGCTAGCCCCCTTGCTGTGCCTGGATTCGAGCGCGGACCGCGGCGAGTCCGTGAGCAGGCGGCTGACCGCGGAGTTCACCCGGGAATGGCGGCGGCGCGGGGCCGCGGTGCGCTACCGCGACGTGTCGGCGGATCCGGTGCCGCTGATCGGCGAGGCTTATGCCCGGCTCGGCCGCAGGGTCGAACGCCGCGGGGCGCTGTCCCTGTCCGATATCGGCCGGCTGGTCGCGGGCGAGGCGGAACGGCGCGAATGGGAGCTGACCCGGCCGCTGGTCGCCGAACTGCGTGCGGCCGGTTCGGTGCTGCTGGGCGTGCCGATGTACAACTTCGGCGTGCCAGCCGCGCTGAAGGCGTGGATCGACCGGGTTTCGTTCCCCGGCGTGTTCATCGATCCCGAGACCGGCCGGAAGTTGCTGGGGGACAAGGACTTCGTCGTCATCTGCGCCCGCGGCGGAGCCTACGGTCCGGGTACGCCGCGGGAAGGCTTCGACCACCAGGAGCCGTATCTGCGTGCCTACCTGACCAACCTGGGGGTGGATCCGCGACGGCTGGAGGTCGTGTCCGCCGAACTCACCCGGGTCGGCGACGTTCCCGCGCTGGACGGGCTGGCGGACCTCGCCGCCGCCTCGCTGGCCGCGGCCCGGGACCGGGTGCGGGAGCTGGCCGGGAGCGAGCCCGCCGGGGCACCGGAGGCCGCGGGGATAGATTGA
- a CDS encoding XRE family transcriptional regulator has product MSPQPAGSFAVTLDAAIEDSGLSLERLQHHLAERGVRLSRSALSYWRRGRSRPEREASLHAVLQLEQVLGLSPGDLTSRLGPRAARGRWLGRPPECVERRRLWPQLRPLSAELRPPPDGQVVFWSVHERVLIDDDSRERSLWTRLVAEAVFDGVDRLMTYHQSDGQLTGTPRYQGVRSARVGRVRVDRETGMTAGELLLDRVLAAGEVTAVDYEVVLPPGAPTTEYGRRFTRPVPEYVCQVQFGLRPPRRVRAFERRAPGGPRHPGASLRVGSGHQVTFAARDVRPGISGVCWTW; this is encoded by the coding sequence GTGTCCCCGCAGCCCGCCGGATCGTTCGCGGTCACGCTGGACGCCGCGATCGAGGATTCCGGGCTTTCGCTGGAACGGCTCCAGCACCACCTCGCCGAACGCGGCGTCCGGTTGTCGCGTTCGGCGCTGTCCTACTGGCGGCGCGGGCGGTCGCGTCCGGAGCGGGAGGCCTCGCTGCACGCGGTGCTGCAGCTGGAACAGGTGCTCGGCCTCTCCCCCGGCGACCTGACCTCGCGGCTCGGACCGCGGGCAGCGCGCGGGCGCTGGCTGGGCCGGCCACCGGAATGCGTGGAACGGCGCCGGCTGTGGCCGCAGTTGCGGCCGCTTTCGGCCGAGCTGAGGCCGCCACCGGACGGGCAGGTGGTCTTCTGGTCGGTGCACGAGCGCGTACTGATCGACGACGACAGCCGCGAGCGGTCGCTGTGGACACGTCTGGTCGCGGAGGCCGTCTTCGACGGCGTCGACCGGCTGATGACGTATCACCAGTCCGACGGGCAGCTCACCGGCACACCGCGTTACCAGGGCGTTCGCTCTGCGCGGGTCGGCCGGGTGCGAGTGGACCGGGAGACCGGGATGACCGCCGGGGAACTGCTGCTGGACCGGGTGCTCGCGGCCGGCGAGGTGACCGCGGTCGACTACGAGGTCGTGCTGCCGCCGGGAGCGCCGACCACGGAGTACGGACGGCGGTTCACCCGGCCCGTGCCCGAGTACGTCTGCCAGGTCCAGTTCGGGCTGCGTCCGCCGCGCCGCGTGCGGGCCTTCGAACGACGCGCGCCGGGTGGGCCGCGGCACCCGGGTGCGAGCCTGCGCGTCGGCTCCGGGCATCAGGTCACTTTCGCCGCCCGCGACGTGCGCCCCGGCATCAGCGGGGTGTGCTGGACGTGGTGA
- a CDS encoding TetR family transcriptional regulator C-terminal domain-containing protein — protein sequence MQFQLDQLTEWGARADLPVPALLAGYFRAMAGRFTGSGHRRACLAGKLATELAAGHEGFRDQLAEDLAGWRERIAELVRTGQDRGEVRADQPAGPLADAVLALVQRASVVALASRDDSSLASVGTAIELLVAG from the coding sequence ATGCAGTTCCAGCTGGACCAGCTGACGGAATGGGGCGCGCGGGCCGACCTGCCGGTACCGGCGTTGCTGGCCGGGTACTTCCGCGCGATGGCCGGCCGGTTCACCGGCTCCGGGCACCGGCGGGCCTGTCTCGCCGGGAAGCTGGCCACCGAGCTGGCCGCGGGGCACGAGGGCTTCCGCGACCAGCTGGCCGAAGACCTGGCGGGCTGGCGCGAGCGGATCGCCGAGCTGGTGCGGACCGGCCAGGACCGTGGGGAGGTCCGGGCGGACCAGCCCGCCGGGCCGCTGGCCGACGCGGTGCTCGCGCTGGTGCAGCGGGCGTCCGTGGTCGCGTTGGCTTCGCGGGACGATTCCTCGCTCGCGTCCGTGGGCACCGCGATCGAACTGCTCGTGGCCGGCTGA
- a CDS encoding dienelactone hydrolase family protein: protein MRKEYVDIPAGDGVADAYLVVPDGGPHPGVVLFVDAFGLRPRIEEMAERIAAAGYAVLAPNLLYRGGRSPMVEDMAALADESKREAIFGKIFPLISQLDTAAITRDAQMYLDFFHAQEGVAEGPVVITGYCMGGLNALKVIEALPDRVKAIASFHGGRLATDDPDSPHLRVGAITGEVYFGHADQDHSMDAEQIKTLERALDEAGVTYRSEIYEGAGHGFTMTDTAAYHEEGEKRHWANLFALLERVNG, encoded by the coding sequence ATGCGCAAGGAATACGTGGACATTCCGGCCGGTGACGGGGTCGCCGACGCGTACCTGGTCGTCCCGGACGGCGGACCGCACCCCGGAGTGGTGTTGTTCGTGGACGCTTTCGGGCTCCGTCCGCGGATCGAGGAGATGGCGGAGCGAATCGCCGCGGCGGGCTACGCGGTGCTCGCGCCGAACCTGCTCTACCGCGGCGGCCGCTCGCCGATGGTGGAGGACATGGCCGCGCTGGCCGACGAGAGCAAGCGCGAGGCGATCTTCGGCAAGATCTTCCCGCTGATCTCGCAGCTGGACACCGCGGCGATCACCCGCGACGCGCAGATGTACCTCGACTTCTTCCACGCCCAGGAGGGCGTCGCCGAGGGTCCGGTGGTGATCACCGGATACTGCATGGGCGGGTTGAACGCGCTGAAGGTGATCGAGGCCCTGCCGGACCGGGTGAAGGCGATCGCGAGCTTCCACGGCGGCCGGCTGGCCACCGACGACCCGGACAGCCCGCACCTGCGGGTCGGCGCCATCACCGGGGAGGTCTACTTCGGGCACGCCGACCAGGACCACTCGATGGACGCCGAGCAGATCAAGACCCTCGAGCGGGCGCTGGACGAGGCCGGGGTGACCTACCGTTCCGAGATCTACGAGGGCGCCGGGCACGGGTTCACGATGACCGACACCGCCGCCTACCACGAGGAAGGCGAGAAGCGGCACTGGGCGAACCTGTTCGCGCTGCTGGAGCGCGTCAACGGCTGA